The Lineus longissimus chromosome 2, tnLinLong1.2, whole genome shotgun sequence genome window below encodes:
- the LOC135503589 gene encoding uncharacterized protein LOC135503589 codes for MAGRKSEIKKAQYYVCYLGWLESGGIRGHEFTDPVIYELLQRVRQQYNMAITKLTVQIGKKEIKLTQEMEKGRTKVEKVKYPAIPAKDLTFACQGPAPDDDIVAAIYLGYNPQTRRAVHVHVYRCDSPETAARMVGHLSQLIDLPDHKNRLVKVEKELEQKGFVSGHSQGRPPPQILHRDSSDSTNSGSDRVDGNSVIPILNGRHKAGSTGSSGGSGAGSEGKEAPTLPAYDSVAAELRDKLQRRNKQIPILLPPRDYDTISRSHGKVDIGLDVVDAPPERRKISEHSLGSRTSSHSASDNHIRSLVNEHNRTNDSGVDIPPDYEQDDENVCYNSQGSSQLRMETSRYDKHVSRSSSRSSASDWSHDGVKHNQGPPQADDGYYSFDGRPQQTNSPRHPPVQSFYPVRSPPIERQSPRVQSGADYDRRRALSPVARDPNMRKSAPQPLSPRVQSAHYHVKQHSGPDLGYSLPEKDLRRGLMRQMSDDRNSDNSRKSEPLPGYLQGKPVGRSTSFQVRR; via the coding sequence ATGGCTGGGCGAAAGTCAGAAATCAAGAAAGCGCAGTATTATGTCTGCTACCTTGGTTGGCTGGAGAGTGGAGGCATCCGCGGACATGAGTTCACTGATCCTGTCATCTATGAGCTTCTGCAGCGCGTCCGGCAACAATACAACATGGCCATCACAAAACTGACTGTGCAAATCGGCAAGAAGGAAATCAAACTAACACAGGAGATGGAGAAGGGCAGGACGAAGGTCGAGAAGGTAAAGTACCCTGCAATTCCTGCGAAGGATCTGACATTTGCCTGTCAGGGTCCCGCCCctgatgatgacattgttgcTGCTATTTATCTCGGGTATAACCCCCAGACTCGCCGGGCggttcacgtgcatgtctataGATGCGATTCCCCCGAGACCGCTGCCCGGATGGTGGGGCATCTGAGCCAACTGATCGACCTCCCCGACCACAAGAACAGACTTGTCAAGGTTGAGAAAGAGTTGGAGCAAAAAGGATTCGTCAGTGGTCACTCGCAGGGTCGACCTCCACCGCAAATTCTGCATCGGGATTCTTCGGATTCTACGAATTCCGGCAGTGATCGTGTTGATGGCAATTCTGTGATTCCTATCCTGAATGGAAGGCATAAGGCTGGAAGTACGGGTAGTTCTGGGGGCAGTGGTGCAGGTTCGGAGGGCAAAGAGGCTCCGACTCTACCGGCGTACGACTCTGTAGCAGCCGAGCTCCGCGATAAACTCCAACGCCGAAACAAACAGATCCCTATCCTTTTACCACCGAGGGATTACGATACCATCTCTAGAAGCCACGGGAAGGTGGATATAGGACTTGACGTCGTGGACGCACCACCCGAAAGGAGAAAAATAAGCGAACACAGCCTAGGTTCTAGGACTTCTAGTCACAGTGCAAGTGACAATCATATCAGGTCTTTAGTAAATGAACATAATAGAACAAATGACAGCGGGGTGGATATTCCGCCAGACTATGAacaagatgatgaaaatgtgtgCTACAACTCCCAAGGAAGTTCCCAGTTGCGGATGGAGACTTCGAGATATGACAAGCACGTTTCGCGGTCTTCCAGTCGCAGCTCTGCATCAGATTGGTCCCATGACGGCGTTAAGCACAACCAGGGCCCTCCGCAAGCTGATGATGGGTATTACTCCTTCGACGGGCGGCCGCAGCAGACAAACTCCCCGAGACATCCACCAGTTCAGTCATTCTACCCCGTCCGTTCTCCACCCATCGAGAGGCAATCACCACGGGTGCAATCAGGCGCCGATTATGACAGGCGACGGGCGTTGTCACCAGTGGCGCGGGATCCTAACATGAGGAAGTCTGCGCCTCAACCCCTGTCACCACGGGTCCAAAGTGCTCACTACCACGTGAAGCAGCATTCCGGGCCTGATCTAGGCTACAGCCTCCCAGAGAAGGACTTAAGGAGAGGGTTGATGAGACAGATGTCAGATGACAGGAACTCAGATAACAGCAGGAAGTCGGAACCGTTGCCTGGTTATCTCCAAGGGAAGCCTGTTGGTAGAAGCACATCGTTCCAGGTCCGACGATAA